Sequence from the Rhea pennata isolate bPtePen1 chromosome 16, bPtePen1.pri, whole genome shotgun sequence genome:
CTTCTTTACCTCCATGTGGAGGCATTTTCATCAGTAattgcttttcctcctttctatCTCTTTCTTaatctcctcttttcccttctctctgtttctgcttccttctgcccTCAGTTTCCCCTTATTCAATATTCAGTTATTAGGTTTCTGTTTTGGGTGTAACTGCTGTATTAGCTGCAAAAACATCAACCTGACACCCCTGTCCTGGGCACTGCAAGTTCAGCTCTTCAttgcactgatttattttcctaatttgtACAGGGAGAGTGCAGCCAACTGAGCTCTCTGTGGCTGAAGTGCTTGCTTGTGCCATGGAAGGTCAGTCTAACTCATGCTACAGAACACCATCTTTCAGCTGAGATGCTGGATCTGCATCTCAGTTGCCTACTGGAAGAGCCCTGGGCATCCACATCGTGGATAGACCCAGCAGCGCAGGGAGGCCAACCTGTGCCTGCCAGCGTGCCCTCCTGTGGATGCCCGGCGTGAGCTCTAAATGATCATGCCCAAGGCCGCCGCCTCCACGCAGGCGGTGTGTATCCTGGGGATGAGTAAGGAGGCTGCAAAACATTCTTGACAGTGAAAATGCCAAATGATGTTTTCCTACTGTTGTGTTGTTGTGGGTTATTTTCTACCTTCTGTTCCAGAAGTGGCTGAATTTTAGCAGTGCTTTGGGCTTGGAGTTTGTAAAGTCTTTAGATGTCTTGCAGGGCAAACATTTGAATGTACAAAGagtacatttttaattatagtaATAGTAATCTAGGATCCTCCCCTGCACAGCAGAATAGATATGCTGTGTGGTATATTACATACTCCCTGTGTCCTTGCTGCAGGATGCTTTACTGACTTCACTTGGTCCTTGCTGCAGTGTCTGTAATTGTCTCAGCTTCCAAGCCCATGATCTTCCTTTATATTTTAGAGGTGACCTTTTACAGTTATATTTTCTGAACTATGTGATTTCAGCATTGCTAAGAAACCTCAGCTAAGTAGTTGCTTTTGATGAGATTTCCAGGGAAAGCTAGGAAGGAAAGACTGACTTTGGAGTTAATCATCTGAGCTGCAGAATTTGATAAGGACAGGAAAGGCTTTTTCCAATGCCTAAAGGTGGTTTCTCTTCTTATCAGTTTGTCATGGCGTTAGTGTATGTGGATGAAGCTGAGAGCTAGTCAAAACACAGGCCATTGCTTACAATGGTATCTCACCCTTTGGGAACTACAAGAGCCAACTAATAGCATGGTTGAAATGTGGAGTCCTAGTTGGTTTAACCAACTCTGCTACACTGCCTCTTAGGAAGTGCTGTGATGGCTTCTGTTAATATGTGTGATAGGAATATTGCCCCCACTTCTTTATGTCCATCAAAGTGGCAAATATTGCAGATATTAAAGCCATCACCCACAGCAAACAATCCCAGGCTGTGGAGAGTTTGGGGGGCCTCATTCACCTTTGCAGCATCAGCCCCACTATTTTCAGTCCCTTCTGCCCATCCACCAGGTGCTAGTCTCTTAGTATAGACCCTGCTTCAATTCTTGCATGAATAATAATAGTCAACCCTGTCTGAGGCAGATTAGACTTCTGTTAATTATCAAAGCAGTCATCAGCTGTTAGGTAAAGTATGTTTGATGCTAACTCTTCTTGCTCCAATTGCAATGCAGGGCTCGGAGCATTGGGTATTTATAGAGAGAGAAACTTCTAGGCTGGAAGAGGTAGCTCTAAAGAAAGCTCTGGGAGTCAAGAAAGAAGAAGCGTGTGCAGGTACGTCAGAGGTGAAAATGAGTGTGAACATATCAAAAGTGGAGATGGCTGTAGGGAAAGCCAAGGAAGCTACAGGCCCAGAAGAGCCAGCAGATACAGCCTTGGACACCCGTCGAAGAGCAAAAATGATTGCTAGTCCAGAGGATTTTGAGTCTGTCTGGGAGGATGAGATCTGTGAGAAAGCATCCAGGGAGGAGCCCAGCATGGAAGCAGAGCACTTGCCAGCTGAAAGTGGACAGGAGGAGTACAAAGAGAGGAGTGACAAAGTGATTATCAGAGAGCCAAGTCTGTCCAGGCCATGTCAGAAATCTGAAGAGGGGCAAAGGCCTGAGATTTCAGACCCAGACTCTTACCAGGGAGAAAGCAAGGTGGGCTTGGAGGAGTATGCTTCTGCAGCCTCCAGGAAGCAGGAGGCCAGAATGCCAACCACAGCCATAGAGGTCattaaaattaaagtgaaatCTAGCGATGACAAGACTGAGACTTCTGCTACACAGAGGATCATCTACTTAGGAGATATAGAgggaaatgagaaagagaaaaaaacgCATCTGCTCTCAGAGGCCAGCCAAAGACTTGGCTTGGAGGAGGGGCTTGGAGGAGTAAATGAACCAGGGGAGGGCTCAGGGCCCACAGCACCTGCAGAACAACAGTCCCAGCCCACTTCCTCAGTGGGTAGTCAAAGGAAAGCAATAGCGGTAAAACCTGCTGTAGAGCCAGACCAGCTTAAGACAGGCTGTGATATGACAAGCCTTTTGGGACATCCTTGCTCAGGGAAGGAGGAAGTTTTGTTAGTAAAACAGGAACGAACATCTGCTGGGCTGACAGGCCATGAAACACAAGAGGGAGATGAAGCCATATCATGTTCCCAAGAGGTGGGATTGGAGGAAAAGCATCTGCAAACATCAGTAGGAGAATTTAAGCTCTGTGCCCCGGCAGGTGAAGGCAGAGGAGCTAAGGACACGCAGCAGCTGGGCAAGGTGAAGAACCCAGCACTGAGATTGGCTACAGGAGACCAGCAGGGAGATAGCTCCACAGCAGAGTGGGAGGTCTCAGAAAGGAtcactgcagaggaagaagaggaggaaagctCCAGAGTGGTTCTTCAGATGGAAGATATAGAGACTAAACCACCCCCTTCAGCTGTGCCTCAGCAGGGCCATCCCAGTGCCACAGAAGGGTCAGAGCAAATGAATGCTCCCACCCCTGGGCCCTTACCTCAACGATCAGACCCTGTCTCTGCAGAACTAGCCCAGGATACTGGGCCAGCCCAGGACACACAGCCCAAGGGCAAAGAGTTGGCCCAGGGCACCAGCCCTTTAATAGATGTGGAAATAATTGAGAATGTGAACCCCACAACTGAGGTGACACTCAAGGATGCAAGCCCCATAGCAGGTAAAGAAGCACTCAAGAACATGAGCCCTGTAACAGAGATGGAGATATCCAAGGACATGAGCCCTGAGTCTGAAGAACAGCTCCAAGACTTGGGCTTTGCTGCAGGAGAAACACAGCAAGGTCCAAGTCCTGTTGTAGGACAACCACCCCAAAACACAGATGTTGCTGCAGTGGAGCTCTCCCAGGTCAGAGATCCAGCCCCAGGGGAGGTGGTTCAAGACACAGACCTTTCCACAGGGAGGGCAGCCTATAGCAAAGTCCCTGCCACAGAAGAGCCACTCCAGGAGGAAAAGCCCATCATAAAAGAGCTGTCAAAAGAAATAGAGACTATGTCAGGGGAATTGTCCCAAGATAAAGATAATGAAATGGGAGAACTGTCTCATGACAAAACTCCTAGCCTGGAAGAGCTTCCTCCCAAGGCAAAAGAAATGGAACTACAAACTGGAGCCATAATAGGAGACCTACACCAAAAGGGTGCTGAGGCAGGAGGGCCACTCCACACTACAATCCCCAAGGCACAAGAGCCATACTGGAAATTGGAGTTTAATGTGGGTCAGGCTCTGCAGGATAGGAGCTCTATGGTACGAGAAACCGCCAAGGACAAGGGCCCTGCTCCAGAGCAGCCACTGCAGGATAAGTCTCCTTCTGAAGAAGATGGTCATGTTGTGTATTCCCACTGCCCTGTAACAGAATCGTGTCAAGGAAGCAGTTTGTACCAACTATCTGCCTTTAGATATGAAGGCAGGGTAAAGCTGCAAGCTAGCAATGggatacagaaaacagaatctgGGCCGCTGATGTCCATTGCTGGGAGGATAGAAGCTATGTCCCAAGAGCATGGAGATATCACTGTGACACTGGCTTCAGCCCCATTCCCAGGTGTCTGGCAGGATGGTGAGATGTATGAGAAAACCTCAGTGGCTTCTAAGATTAAGATGTTTGAGCAAGGTGAAGCTGAGCAAAGGACAGTGCAGGAGGGACAAGCGCGCATGCCTGAAattacaacagcagcaaaaaaaggagggaagatAGATCTGGCACAGGGGACAATTTTGGATGCAGGCCTCCTCTCATCTTCTGTGGTGTCAGCCATTCCTG
This genomic interval carries:
- the EPB41L1 gene encoding band 4.1-like protein 1 isoform X3, with the protein product MTTETGPDSDVKNAQEEAAQQQLEAATPGPTAMAASPGPVANSGETEANEKPMAQPDSQNAEPSTETEEKDYSETDGLSDKTTPSKTQKSPQKITKKVKSALCRVTLLDASEYECEVEKHSRGQVLFDMVCEHLNLLEKDYFGLTFCDSDSQKNWLDPSKEIKKQIRSGPWNFAFTVKFYPPDPAQLMEDITRYYLCLQLRADIIAGRLPCSFVTHALLGSYAVQAELGDYDAEEHVGNYVSELRFAPNQTRELEERIMELHKTYRGMTPGEAEIHFLENAKKLSMYGVDLHHAKDSEGIDIMLGVCANGLLIYRDRLRINRFAWPKILKISYKRSNFYIKIRPGEYEQFESTIGFKLPNHRSAKRLWKVCIEHHTFFRLVSPEPPPKGFLVMGSKFRYSGRTQAQTRQASALIDRPAPFFERSSSKRYTMSRSLDGEFSRPASVSENHDAGAEAEKQDEDGESGSRRRSEAEDEEVTTPTKIKELKSEQETTPRHKQEFLDKPEDVLLKHQASINELKRTLKEPNSKLVHRDRDRRLPSSPASSSPKHEDETPKGTPEKAREGSEHWVFIERETSRLEEVALKKALGVKKEEACAGTSEVKMSVNISKVEMAVGKAKEATGPEEPADTALDTRRRAKMIASPEDFESVWEDEICEKASREEPSMEAEHLPAESGQEEYKERSDKVIIREPSLSRPCQKSEEGQRPEISDPDSYQGESKVGLEEYASAASRKQEARMPTTAIEVIKIKVKSSDDKTETSATQRIIYLGDIEGNEKEKKTHLLSEASQRLGLEEGLGGVNEPGEGSGPTAPAEQQSQPTSSVGSQRKAIAVKPAVEPDQLKTGCDMTSLLGHPCSGKEEVLLVKQERTSAGLTGHETQEGDEAISCSQEVGLEEKHLQTSVGEFKLCAPAGEGRGAKDTQQLGKVKNPALRLATGDQQGDSSTAEWEVSERITAEEEEEESSRVVLQMEDIETKPPPSAVPQQGHPSATEGSEQMNAPTPGPLPQRSDPVSAELAQDTGPAQDTQPKGKELAQGTSPLIDVEIIENVNPTTEVTLKDASPIAGKEALKNMSPVTEMEISKDMSPESEEQLQDLGFAAGETQQGPSPVVGQPPQNTDVAAVELSQVRDPAPGEVVQDTDLSTGRAAYSKVPATEEPLQEEKPIIKELSKEIETMSGELSQDKDNEMGELSHDKTPSLEELPPKAKEMELQTGAIIGDLHQKGAEAGGPLHTTIPKAQEPYWKLEFNVGQALQDRSSMVRETAKDKGPAPEQPLQDKSPSEEDGHVVYSHCPVTESCQGSSLYQLSAFRYEGRVKLQASNGIQKTESGPLMSIAGRIEAMSQEHGDITVTLASAPFPGVWQDGEMYEKTSVASKIKMFEQGEAEQRTVQEGQARMPEITTAAKKGGKIDLAQGTILDAGLLSSSVVSAIPVGSMSSIGSLALRQGVGSGDSSQPLSLKEDVSIDVEHEGEDNADLASPDSGCELTLAEAVSAVLKTDAATVGLVSGMKNPEEETSAPHRVEGGTPGSKDAIATSHTVTAETISTTSGHSTKPGKGTGPTADLRSMSPIIGSTTGKEVLTSIFSATAETLSTSTTTHVTKTVKGGFSETRIEKRIIITGDEDVDQDQALALAIKEAKLQHPDMLVTKAVVYRETEPSPEERDKKPQES